In Mastomys coucha isolate ucsf_1 unplaced genomic scaffold, UCSF_Mcou_1 pScaffold5, whole genome shotgun sequence, one genomic interval encodes:
- the Gucy2d gene encoding retinal guanylyl cyclase 1, with protein sequence MSAWLLPAGGLPGAGFYVPAWQSPFSLSRALPWPGLPGLLLLLLLLPSPSAFSSVFKVGVLGPWACDPIFARARPDLAARLAANRLNRDLALDGGPQFEVALLPEPCLTPGSLGAVSSALARVSGLVGPVNPAACRPAELLAQEAGVALVPWGCPGTRAAGTTAPAVTPAADALYVLLRAFRWARVALITAPQDLWVEAGRALSTALRARGLPVAQVTSMEPSDRSGAREALRRIWDGPRVSVVIMVMHSVLLGGEEQRYLLEAAEELGLTDGSLVFLPFDTLHYALSPGPEALAVFVNSSQLRRAHDAVLTLTRHCPLGGSVQDSLRRAQEHQELPLDLNLKQVSPLFGTIYDAVFLLAGGVMRARAAVGGNWVSGASVARQVREAQVSGFCGVLGRTEEPSFVLLDTDASGERLFATHLLDPILGSLRPAGTPVHFPRGGPAPGPDPNCWFDPDVICNGGVEPGLVFVGFLLVIGVGLTGAFLAHYLRHKLLHMQMTSGPNKIILTLEDVTFLHPQGGSSRKVAQGSRSSLATRSTSDIRSVPSQPQESTNIGLYEGDWVWLKKFPGEHHMAIRPATKTAFSKLRELRHENVALYLGLFLAGTADSPATPGEGILAVVSEHCARGSLHDLLAQREIKLDWMFKSSLLLDLIKGMRYLHHRGVAHGRLKSRNCVVDGRFVLKVTDHGHGRLLEAQRVLPEPPSAEDQLWTAPELLRDPALERRGTLAGDVFSLGIIMQEVVCRSTPYAMLELTPEEVIQKVRSPPPLCRPLVSMDQAPMECIQLMTQCWAEHPELRPSMDLTFDLFKSINKGRKTNIIDSMLRMLEQYSSNLEDLIRERTEELEQEKQKTDRLLTQMLPPSVAEALKMGTSVEPEYFEEVTLYFSDIVGFTTISAMSEPIEVVDLLNDLYTLFDAIIGAHDVYKVETIGDAYMVASGLPQRNGQRHAAEIANMSLDILSAVGSFRMRHMPEVPVRIRIGLHSGPCVAGVVGLTMPRYCLFGDTVNTASRMESTGLPYRIHVNMSTVRILRALDQGFQMECRGRTELKGKGVEDTYWLVGRVGFNKPIPKPPDLQPGASNHGISLQEIPPERRKKLEKARPGQFTGK encoded by the exons ATGAGCGCGTGGCTCCTGCCAGCGGGAGGGCTTCCCGGCGCTGGGTTCTATGTCCCTGCGTGGCAGTCCCCGTTCAGCCTCTCGCGGGCCCTGCCCTGGCCAGGGCTGCCGGgactcctgctgctcctgctgctgctcccatCTCCTTCTGCCTTCTCGTCTGTGTTCAAAGTAGGGGTACTGGGCCCCTGGGCTTGCGACCCCATCTTTGCACGAGCCCGACCGGATTTAGCTGCGCGTCTGGCCGCCAACCGCCTGAATCGTGACCTTGCCTTAGATGGCGGCCCCCAGTTCGAGGTTGCGCTGCTCCCAGAACCCTGCCTGACCCCGGGCTCACTAGGGGCTGTGTCCTCCGCGCTGGCTCGAGTCTCTGGCCTGGTGGGTCCGGTGAACCCCGCAGCCTGCCGGCCAGCCGAGCTATTAGCCCAAGAAGCTGGAGTAGCGCTGGTGCCCTGGGGCTGCCCTGGCACGCGGGCAGCGGGCACTACAGCCCCAGCAGTGACCCCCGCAGCAGATGCTCTCTACGTCCTTCTTAGAGCATTCCGCTGGGCGCGCGTGGCCCTGATCACGGCACCCCAGGACCTGTGGGTGGAGGCGGGTCGCGCTCTGTCCACAGCACTCAGGGCCCGGGGCTTGCCAGTTGCCCAAGTGACCTCCATGGAGCCTTCAGACAGATCTGGAGCCCGGGAGGCCCTCAGGAGGATCTGGGACGGGCCCAGAGTTAGTG TAGTGATCATGGTGATGCACTCGGTGTTGCTGGGCGGCGAGGAGCAGCGCTACCTATTGGAAGCTGCAGAAGAGCTGGGTCTGACTGACGGCTCCCTGGTTTTCCTGCCCTTCGACACGCTGCACTACGCTTTGTCTCCAGGCCCGGAGGCTCTGGCTGTATTTGTCAACAGCTCCCAGCTCCGCAGGGCTCACGATGCGGTGCTCACACTCACACGCCACTGTCCTCTTGGAGGCAGCGTGCAAGACAGTCTGCGCAGAGCCCAAGAACACCAAGAGCTGCCTCTTGACCTCAACCTGAAGCAG GTCTCTCCGCTGTTTGGCACCATCTATGATGCTGTCTTCCTGTTGGCTGGGGGCGTGATGAGAGCAAGAGCAGCGGTGGGTGGCAACTGGGTGTCAGGGGCATCTGTGGCCCGCCAAGTACGGGAAGCACAAGTCTCTGGCTTTTGCGGGGTCCTGGGAAGAACCGAGGAGCCCTCCTTTGTGCTGCTGGACACAGATGCTTCAGGAGAACGGTTGTTCGCAACACACCTGCTGGATCCTATCTTAGGCTCCCTGCGTCCTGCAGGGACCCCCGTGCACTTCCCTAGAGGTGGACCTGCTCCGGGACCAGATCCTAACTGCTGGTTCGATCCAGATGTGATCTGCAACGGAG gGGTGGAGCCAGGCCTGGTCTTTGTTGGCTTCCTCCTGGTGATAGGGGTGGGACTGACTGGAGCCTTCCTGGCTCATTACTTGAG GCACAAGCTGCTACACATGCAAATGACCTCCGGCCCCAATAAGATCATCCTGACTCTGGAAGACGTTACTTTCCTCCACCCACAGGGGGGCAGCTCTCGAAAG GTGGCCCAGGGAAGTCGATCCAGTCTGGCTACCCGGAGCACATCAGACATCCGCAGTGTCCCCAGCCAGCCCCAAGAGAGCACCAACATTGGCCTCTATGAG GGGGACTGGGTTTGGCTGAAGAAGTTTCCAGGGGAACATCATATGGCTATCAGGCCAGCAACCAAGACAGCCTTCTCCAAG CTGCGGGAGCTCCGGCATGAGAATGTGGCTCTCTACCTGGGACTCTTCCTGGCTGGTACAGCAGATAGCCCTGCCACCCCTGGGGAGGGCATCTTGGCTGTGGTCTCAGAGCACTGTGCTCGGGGCTCCCTCCATGACCTCCTGGCCCAGAGGGAAATAAAGCTGGACTGGATGTTCAAGTCTTCCCTCCTGCTGGACCtcatcaag GGAATGAGATATCTGCACCATCGCGGTGTGGCCCACGGGAGGCTCAAGTCAAGGAACTGTGTGGTGGACGGGAGGTTCGTGCTCAAGGTGACAGATCATGGCCACGGGCGACTGCTGGAAGCGCAAAGGGTGTTACCCGAACCTCCCAGTGCAGAGG ATCAGCTATGGACAGCCCCAGAGCTGCTTCGGGACCCAGCCCTGGAGCGCCGGGGAACTCTAGCTGGTGATGTCTTTAGCCTGGGCATCATCATGCAGGAGGTCGTGTGCCGCAGTACTCCTTATGCCATGCTGGAGCTAACGCCCGAAG AAGTAATTCAGAAGGTACGGAGCCCTCCTCCACTGTGTCGGCCTTTGGTGTCAATGGACCAGGCACCCATGGAATGCATCCAGCTGATGACACAGTGCTGGGCAGAGCATCCAGAACTTCGGCCCTCCATGGACCTCACCTTTGACCTG TTCAAGAGCATCAACAAGGGCCGGAAGACAAACATCATTGACTCCATGCTTCGGATGCTGGAGCAGTACTCTAGTAACCTGGAGGATCTGATCCGAGAACGCACAGAGGAGTTagagcaggagaagcagaagacaGATAGGCTGCTCACACAGATGCTGCCTCC ATCTGTGGCTGAGGCCCTGAAGATGGGGACTTCTGTGGAGCCTGAGTACTTTGAAGAGGTGACACTCTATTTCAGTGACATTGTGGGTTTTACCACCATTTCAGCCATGAGTGAGCCGATTGAGGTGGTAGACCTGCTTAATGACCTCTATACACTCTTTGATGCCATCATCGGCGCCCACGATGTCTATAAG GTGGAAACAATTGGAGATGCATATATGGTGGCCTCCGGGCTGCCACAGAGGAACGGGCAGCGGCACGCTGCAGAGATTGCCAACATGTCCCTAGACATCCTCAGTGCAGTCGGCTCCTTCCGCATGCGCCATATGCCCGAGGTACCAGTGCGCATCCGCATTGGTCTGCATTCGG GCCCGTGCGTGGCCGGTGTGGTGGGCCTAACCATGCCTCGGTACTGCCTGTTTGGGGACACAGTCAACACTGCCTCACGAATGGAGTCCACTGGACTGC CTTACCGCATCCACGTAAACATGAGCACAGTTCGGATTCTTCGCGCTCTGGACCAGGGCTTCCAGATGGAGTGTCGAGGCCGCACAGAGCTGAAG GGTAAGGGTGTTGAGGACACGTACTGGCTTGTGGGCAGAGTCGGCTTCAACAAGCCCATTCCCAAACCACCTGATCTACAGCCAGG AGCCAGCAACCACGGCATCAGCCTGCAGGAGATTCCCCCAGAGAGACGAAAGAAGCTGGAGaaagccaggccaggccagtTTACTGGGAAGTGA